From the Candidatus Brocadiia bacterium genome, one window contains:
- a CDS encoding DNA polymerase III subunit alpha has translation MKRSNFVHLHNHSHYSLLDGANTVEAMVEEAVRQNAPAVALTDHGNLFGAIEFYQMASSRGIKPIIGYEAYVAPIKRTDRQANGPLKERAYHLTLLAKNEKGYLNLIKLATSAYLEGFYYKPRIDKELLARYKDGLICLSGCLHSELSMFLSAGKITEALAVAYFYQELFKDDYYLELHNHNMPEQAKVVKGQLEIHKKTGAPMVVTNDVHYIKKSDARTHDILLCISTNKAYDDPARMRMSSNELYFKSESEMAKLFPEIPEAVANTLAIAERCNLFLNFSERHLPKFNVPDDKKSLVYLRELAEKYLPLRYPAVTDQIKQRLDYELGIIEKKGFADYFLVVWDFVRFAREQKIPVGPGRGSAAGSILSYALEITDIDPLKYGLIFERFLNPGRNEMPDIDIDFSQAGRDTIINYVRTRYGQENVAQLITFGTMKARLVIRDVGRVLGIPLIEVDRIAKKIQGQTLYESINLDPELKELYNSPPNSKIKELFDLSLKMEGLVRHASTHAAGVVIADKPLINYVPLYISDSSSTTQYPMDALQKIGLLKVDLLGIVTLDVIEKCLEIIQQTRNKSVDPRTISLNDKKTFDLLGQGETRGVFQLESAGMRDLAQKMKPDCFEDIIALVALYRPGPLQSGMVDQYIRCKHKLEPISYIHPSLEPILKETNGVVLYQEQVMLIANQLGGLSLTEADDLRKAMGKKLPEIMDNYEKQFIDGAVKNGITNDIARRIFELLKFFGGYGFNKSHSTAYAFTAYRTAYLKANYPAEFLSALMSCHRGVTDKIVEYVEESKRMGIKVLPPDINRSQFDFNVESGQIRFGLGAVKNVGDKAARQIIQARADKPFKSFYDFCERVDLRMVDKSVIDSLIKCGAMDGLGYRRSVLISGLDQVLSISSQRQHDRRAGQLNIMGRKPDDKVSFPPLPDVPDLSQEEILRFEKEMLGFYVSGHPLAKYQDVLSRLSTAPVNKLAAMPDNSDVKIGGIISTIRRGGGKGKGKSDKSIDERPVYFRLHDMSGSIESVIYPKEYKTFRPLINEGQIAFIRGRLNLKRTTEPLLRINDVVTIDQASEKMCSSIYINLNTTALADDIIQGLKDIFLAHPGTCPTFINLVTGENKKVILKTNTDYSVTPSKQFMEDIQDLLGVGHVELR, from the coding sequence ATGAAGCGTAGTAATTTTGTCCATTTACATAACCACAGCCATTACAGCCTTCTGGACGGCGCCAATACTGTGGAAGCCATGGTCGAAGAAGCCGTCCGGCAGAACGCCCCGGCCGTAGCCCTGACGGATCACGGCAACCTTTTCGGAGCAATCGAATTTTACCAGATGGCTTCCAGCCGGGGCATCAAGCCCATTATCGGTTATGAAGCCTATGTGGCGCCGATAAAAAGAACCGATCGCCAGGCTAACGGACCTCTTAAAGAACGAGCTTATCACTTAACCCTTCTGGCTAAGAATGAAAAAGGCTATCTCAACCTGATAAAGCTGGCCACCAGCGCCTATCTCGAAGGATTTTATTACAAGCCCAGGATAGACAAGGAACTTTTGGCCCGCTACAAGGACGGCCTTATCTGTCTGAGCGGATGCCTGCACTCGGAACTGTCCATGTTTCTGTCGGCCGGCAAGATAACCGAGGCCCTGGCTGTGGCCTACTTTTATCAGGAACTCTTCAAGGATGATTACTACCTGGAACTGCACAACCACAACATGCCCGAACAGGCCAAGGTGGTTAAGGGTCAGCTGGAAATCCACAAGAAAACCGGCGCCCCCATGGTCGTCACCAACGACGTGCATTACATCAAGAAATCCGACGCCCGCACCCATGACATCCTCCTGTGCATCTCAACCAATAAGGCCTATGACGACCCGGCCCGGATGCGCATGAGCAGTAACGAACTTTATTTCAAGTCGGAATCGGAAATGGCCAAGCTTTTCCCCGAAATCCCCGAAGCCGTTGCCAACACTTTAGCCATTGCCGAACGCTGCAACCTGTTCTTAAACTTCTCCGAAAGACATCTGCCCAAGTTCAACGTCCCAGACGACAAAAAGAGCCTGGTTTACCTGCGCGAACTAGCTGAAAAATATCTGCCCCTGCGATATCCGGCCGTGACCGACCAAATAAAACAGCGGCTTGATTATGAGCTGGGAATTATCGAGAAAAAAGGCTTCGCCGATTATTTCCTGGTGGTCTGGGATTTTGTCCGCTTCGCCCGAGAGCAGAAAATCCCGGTCGGTCCGGGCCGTGGCTCGGCGGCTGGCTCGATACTTTCATATGCCCTGGAAATCACCGACATCGACCCGCTGAAATACGGGCTCATCTTCGAACGATTCCTGAACCCGGGCCGGAATGAAATGCCTGATATCGACATCGACTTCAGCCAGGCCGGCCGCGATACCATCATCAATTACGTCCGGACGCGCTACGGGCAGGAAAACGTGGCCCAGCTGATCACCTTCGGCACCATGAAAGCACGGCTGGTCATCCGCGATGTCGGCCGGGTGTTGGGCATCCCTCTGATCGAAGTCGACCGCATCGCCAAGAAAATACAAGGGCAAACTCTCTACGAATCAATTAACCTCGATCCGGAACTGAAAGAACTCTATAATTCGCCGCCCAATTCCAAGATAAAAGAACTCTTTGACCTGTCCCTGAAAATGGAAGGCCTGGTTCGGCATGCTTCGACACACGCGGCCGGCGTGGTCATCGCCGACAAACCGCTGATAAACTACGTACCTCTTTACATCAGCGACTCCAGCAGCACCACCCAGTACCCCATGGATGCGCTCCAGAAAATAGGTCTGCTTAAGGTCGACTTGCTGGGTATTGTCACGCTTGACGTCATAGAAAAATGCCTGGAAATAATCCAGCAGACCCGGAATAAATCCGTCGACCCCCGGACCATCTCATTGAATGACAAGAAAACCTTTGACCTCCTCGGCCAGGGTGAAACCAGGGGCGTCTTCCAGCTCGAATCTGCCGGTATGCGCGACCTGGCCCAGAAGATGAAACCGGACTGTTTTGAGGACATCATCGCCCTGGTCGCTCTTTACCGCCCCGGCCCGCTCCAAAGCGGTATGGTCGACCAGTATATCAGGTGCAAACATAAACTCGAACCAATCTCATATATCCACCCTTCGCTTGAACCGATACTCAAAGAAACCAACGGCGTGGTCCTTTACCAAGAACAGGTCATGCTCATTGCCAACCAGTTGGGCGGCCTAAGCCTGACCGAGGCCGACGACCTGCGCAAGGCCATGGGTAAGAAACTGCCCGAAATAATGGACAATTACGAAAAACAGTTCATCGACGGCGCCGTAAAGAACGGTATCACCAATGACATCGCCCGGCGCATATTCGAACTTCTGAAGTTCTTCGGCGGTTACGGCTTCAACAAATCGCATTCGACCGCTTACGCCTTTACGGCCTACCGGACGGCCTATCTTAAGGCCAACTATCCGGCTGAGTTCCTCTCGGCGCTGATGTCCTGCCACCGCGGCGTAACCGACAAAATAGTCGAGTACGTCGAGGAATCCAAGCGCATGGGCATAAAAGTCCTGCCGCCGGACATCAACCGGAGCCAATTTGATTTCAACGTCGAATCCGGCCAAATCAGGTTCGGCCTGGGCGCCGTAAAAAACGTCGGCGACAAGGCCGCCCGCCAGATTATTCAGGCCCGGGCCGACAAGCCATTCAAGTCGTTCTATGATTTCTGCGAGCGAGTCGACCTGAGGATGGTGGATAAATCCGTCATCGACAGCCTGATAAAATGCGGCGCCATGGACGGGCTGGGTTACCGGCGCTCGGTGCTCATATCCGGGTTGGACCAGGTCCTGTCTATCAGCTCACAGCGCCAGCACGACCGCCGGGCCGGACAGCTCAACATCATGGGCCGGAAACCGGACGACAAGGTCTCCTTCCCGCCCCTGCCCGACGTCCCGGATCTGTCCCAGGAGGAAATACTTCGATTCGAAAAAGAGATGCTCGGCTTCTATGTCAGCGGCCATCCGCTGGCCAAGTATCAGGACGTCCTGAGCCGCCTGTCTACGGCGCCGGTAAATAAACTGGCCGCTATGCCGGATAATTCCGACGTCAAAATCGGCGGCATAATCAGCACCATCCGCCGCGGCGGCGGCAAGGGTAAAGGCAAGTCCGACAAAAGCATCGACGAACGCCCGGTATATTTCCGCCTGCACGATATGAGCGGCTCCATCGAATCCGTCATCTATCCCAAGGAATACAAGACCTTCCGCCCGCTCATCAACGAAGGACAAATAGCCTTCATCCGGGGGCGGCTTAATCTCAAGCGCACCACCGAACCGCTGCTCCGCATCAATGACGTGGTCACGATTGACCAGGCCTCGGAAAAGATGTGCTCTTCCATTTACATTAACCTAAACACCACTGCACTGGCCGATGATATCATCCAAGGACTGAAGGACATCTTCCTGGCCCATCCGGGCACCTGCCCGACTTTTATCAACCTGGTCACCGGTGAAAATAAAAAGGTTATCCTTAAAACTAATACCGATTATTCCGTAACGCCGTCCAAGCAATTTATGGAAGATATCCAAGACCTGCTCGGCGTCGGCCACGTGGAATTAAGATGA
- a CDS encoding MBL fold metallo-hydrolase → MKTGNNIEITLLTVGPIQACCYIVTGKDAKNNQALVIDPGGDGPEIISRLKKRNLDPVYLINTHGHIDHIGANQEIKRAFPDIVICVHQDDARMLTSAAANLSPELGFQFTSPAADKLLKEGDTLSINNGSLSLKVIHLPGHTRGGIGLLYQPSDKSKPILFTGDTLFAGGVGRTDFPGGSMKQLLDNIKSKILTLPDDTIIYPGHGPASTVGDEKMHNQFLTGSGWMDE, encoded by the coding sequence ATGAAAACCGGCAATAACATCGAAATCACCTTACTGACCGTCGGGCCCATACAGGCCTGCTGTTACATCGTGACCGGCAAGGACGCCAAAAACAACCAGGCCCTGGTCATAGACCCGGGCGGCGACGGCCCTGAAATAATCAGCCGCCTCAAGAAGCGCAACCTCGACCCGGTCTACCTCATCAATACCCACGGCCACATCGACCACATCGGCGCCAACCAGGAAATCAAGCGGGCCTTCCCGGACATCGTCATCTGTGTCCATCAGGATGACGCCCGGATGCTCACCAGCGCCGCGGCCAACCTTTCGCCCGAGCTGGGCTTCCAGTTCACCTCGCCGGCCGCCGACAAGCTCCTAAAGGAAGGAGATACCCTGTCCATAAATAACGGCTCGCTCAGTCTAAAGGTAATCCACCTGCCCGGCCACACCCGCGGCGGCATCGGATTGCTCTACCAGCCAAGCGATAAATCCAAACCGATATTATTTACCGGCGACACCCTCTTTGCCGGCGGTGTCGGCCGGACCGATTTCCCGGGCGGCTCGATGAAGCAACTCCTCGATAATATTAAATCTAAAATTCTGACCCTGCCGGACGACACAATAATCTATCCCGGCCACGGCCCGGCATCCACGGTCGGCGATGAGAAAATGCATAACCAGTTCCTGACCGGGTCTGGCTGGATGGACGAATAA
- a CDS encoding NAD(P)H-hydrate epimerase → MRYLSRAQMRKSDRIAIERYGIPALVLMENAGRIVAEQSAQLLSKSSPRRVLVICGKGNNGGDGLVAARYLAEWGVKTYILLLDKLINPDRSAETAVNLRICHRLKIPISTDYHRLLRHGFKSYGLVIDAIFGVGLERAVLPPYSDIIRAINDSGRPVIAVDIPSGLDADTGKPLGIAVQTEITVTMAAPKKGFRTPGARAYIGRVIVADIGIPPQILTSLT, encoded by the coding sequence ATGCGATATCTTTCCCGGGCCCAGATGCGTAAGAGCGACCGTATCGCCATCGAGCGCTACGGCATCCCGGCATTAGTGCTGATGGAAAACGCCGGCCGCATCGTGGCCGAGCAGTCCGCCCAACTACTCAGCAAATCCAGCCCCCGGCGCGTCCTGGTAATCTGCGGCAAGGGCAATAACGGCGGTGACGGCCTGGTGGCCGCGCGCTACCTGGCCGAATGGGGCGTCAAAACGTATATCCTGCTTCTGGATAAATTAATCAACCCCGACCGGTCGGCCGAGACCGCCGTCAACCTACGCATCTGCCACCGGCTCAAAATTCCCATAAGCACCGATTACCACCGACTCCTCAGGCACGGGTTCAAGTCCTACGGCCTGGTGATTGACGCCATCTTCGGGGTTGGGCTGGAACGCGCCGTCTTACCGCCATACAGCGACATCATCCGCGCCATCAACGATTCCGGCCGTCCGGTCATAGCCGTGGACATCCCCTCCGGGCTGGACGCCGATACCGGTAAACCACTGGGCATCGCTGTCCAAACCGAAATCACCGTGACTATGGCCGCGCCAAAAAAAGGCTTCCGCACACCCGGCGCCCGGGCCTATATCGGCCGCGTCATCGTCGCCGACATCGGCATCCCGCCCCAAATACTGACTTCCTTGACATAA
- the rnc gene encoding ribonuclease III, whose protein sequence is MVTKKTLPATELTAAVKLALGYKFKKPELLLQALTHSSAKTEVDHTVSETLFLLWSKDKIIPATDNERLEFLGDAALGLIISDIIFREFGSMPEGGLTVMKSSMVNRTMLAAKAHGIGLEKLIIVGKGFSGRKLPESVLANGMEAMFGAIYLDQGMEALYKLISKMFKPEIDALKANPVGNETNFKALLQDYSQHNMNCLPYYRVVRESGPKHEPTFEVVVMLNQKPHGHGIGRSKKDAEQSAAQATLKQLGAIRNN, encoded by the coding sequence ATGGTTACCAAGAAAACCTTACCCGCAACCGAACTCACCGCCGCCGTCAAGCTGGCGCTGGGATATAAATTCAAGAAGCCTGAACTGCTTCTCCAGGCGCTGACCCATTCCTCGGCAAAAACCGAGGTCGACCACACCGTCTCCGAGACGTTGTTCCTGCTCTGGTCCAAGGACAAAATCATCCCGGCCACCGACAACGAGCGGTTGGAGTTCCTGGGCGACGCCGCACTGGGCCTGATTATATCCGACATTATCTTCCGCGAGTTCGGTTCCATGCCCGAAGGCGGGCTGACCGTGATGAAATCAAGCATGGTCAACCGGACCATGCTGGCCGCCAAGGCGCACGGTATCGGCCTGGAAAAACTTATCATCGTCGGCAAGGGGTTCTCCGGGCGCAAACTGCCCGAATCGGTCCTGGCCAACGGCATGGAAGCCATGTTCGGCGCCATCTACCTGGACCAGGGTATGGAAGCGCTCTATAAACTTATCTCCAAGATGTTCAAGCCGGAAATCGACGCCCTCAAAGCCAACCCGGTCGGCAACGAAACCAACTTCAAGGCGCTGCTCCAGGATTATTCACAGCACAATATGAACTGCCTGCCCTATTACCGGGTGGTGCGTGAATCCGGACCCAAGCACGAACCGACTTTCGAGGTGGTGGTTATGCTCAACCAGAAACCGCACGGCCACGGCATCGGCCGGAGCAAGAAAGACGCCGAACAATCCGCGGCCCAGGCGACATTGAAACAGCTCGGCGCCATAAGAAACAACTAA
- the mfd gene encoding transcription-repair coupling factor, translating to MPLSSAVTLLDKHKIIRLGQLWGSSASYAVSSIYAQRAGPLLVITHSPQEAETAFCDIETFLSLDKKASPAQAFLFPAPDTPDRLGRQMFVAEMLRVLRQVSLAHNPIIVCPVQSLIRNCPAPADFAKNTAVIGNHQHLPLEEFILRLTENGFNRQNEIEGPGEFSVRGGIMDIFPYDLPLPLRVEWLGNYVETIRQFDPATQETLQLLKQAAFALIKTELLSSGNFDPTGPTLFDHLPKNTLIALKEPSYIEEALAVYLLDYNNWLSDKLKAHPQAHLCTLPVGEQPFELNANIRSLERLSSKLANVISELHILSRQGVKINIFCADQAQKSMVATKLTKPIKLAAHFGAVSQGFYSVDDKATFINYREIFPEAGDEPSQMEAILTGYADLREGDFVVHFLHGIGRYRGVKKIRANDRVEEQMAIEYQDKAMLYVPKDQLGMVHRYIGSSGFGKAAPEIEKLGSRRWELKKEKARNAVARMAIELLNIQAAREKESGIAYPPDSELQTSFEATFPYRDTPDQVTITKEVKKDMEKRRPMDRLICGDVGYGKTEIALRAAFKAASHNKQVAFLAPTTILAQQHYQNFKARLADYPVTVDVLSRFKSKEQQRQAARLLAEGKIDIIIGTHRLLQPDVKFKDLGLVVIDEEHRFGVTDKEHFKRLRATVDVLTLTATPIPRTLNMALSGLRDISTLTTPPAGRHPIETVVCRFEPGTVKKAITRELSRDGQVFFVHNRVADIERLADKIRAIVPEVKIAIAHGQLAPHDLESRMRQFLENRANVLVCTNIIGSGLDIQRANTILVNNAHDFGLSDLHQLRGRVGRYREQAFAYFLIPAEQVIASDAVKRLKAIEEFSELGAGFKIALRDMEIRGIGNILGKEQHGYISAIGYQLYIQLLEQAVKKYNKRK from the coding sequence ATGCCTCTTTCATCCGCCGTTACCCTGCTCGATAAGCATAAAATAATCCGGCTCGGCCAGCTCTGGGGCTCGTCCGCGTCTTACGCCGTCAGCTCTATTTACGCCCAGCGCGCCGGCCCGCTGCTCGTCATCACCCACTCACCCCAGGAAGCCGAAACCGCTTTCTGTGACATAGAAACATTCCTGTCGCTGGACAAAAAGGCTTCCCCGGCCCAGGCGTTCCTGTTCCCGGCTCCGGACACCCCGGACCGGCTCGGACGGCAGATGTTCGTAGCCGAGATGCTCCGCGTCCTCAGGCAGGTATCTCTGGCCCATAATCCCATCATCGTCTGCCCGGTGCAATCGCTCATCCGCAACTGCCCGGCCCCGGCCGACTTCGCCAAAAATACCGCCGTCATCGGCAACCACCAGCACCTTCCCCTGGAAGAATTCATTCTCCGCCTGACCGAAAACGGATTCAACCGCCAGAACGAAATCGAAGGCCCGGGCGAATTCAGCGTCCGCGGCGGCATTATGGACATCTTCCCCTACGACCTGCCTCTGCCCCTGCGCGTCGAGTGGCTGGGCAATTACGTCGAAACCATCCGCCAGTTCGACCCGGCCACCCAGGAAACGCTCCAGCTGCTAAAGCAGGCCGCCTTCGCGCTGATAAAAACCGAACTGCTCAGCTCGGGCAACTTCGACCCGACCGGCCCAACCCTGTTCGACCATCTGCCCAAGAACACCCTTATCGCCCTGAAAGAGCCGTCCTATATCGAGGAAGCCCTGGCCGTCTATCTGCTCGATTACAACAATTGGCTGTCTGATAAACTCAAGGCCCACCCGCAGGCGCACCTGTGTACCCTGCCCGTAGGCGAACAACCGTTCGAGCTCAACGCCAACATCCGCTCGCTCGAACGGCTCTCCAGCAAGCTGGCCAATGTCATCAGCGAACTGCACATATTGTCCCGCCAGGGCGTAAAGATAAACATCTTCTGCGCCGACCAGGCCCAGAAATCCATGGTCGCCACCAAACTAACCAAGCCGATTAAATTGGCCGCCCACTTCGGCGCCGTGTCGCAGGGATTCTATTCCGTGGACGACAAGGCCACATTCATTAACTACCGCGAAATATTCCCCGAAGCCGGCGACGAGCCGTCCCAGATGGAGGCCATCCTGACCGGTTACGCCGACCTCAGGGAAGGCGACTTTGTGGTCCATTTCCTGCACGGCATCGGACGCTACCGGGGCGTCAAGAAAATCCGCGCCAACGACCGGGTCGAGGAGCAGATGGCCATCGAATACCAGGATAAGGCCATGCTCTACGTGCCCAAGGACCAGCTCGGAATGGTCCACCGCTACATCGGCTCCAGCGGCTTCGGCAAAGCCGCGCCGGAAATAGAAAAGCTCGGTTCCCGCCGCTGGGAGCTCAAGAAGGAAAAGGCCCGCAACGCCGTGGCCCGGATGGCCATCGAGCTCTTGAATATCCAGGCCGCCCGCGAAAAGGAATCCGGCATCGCCTATCCGCCCGACAGCGAATTGCAGACCAGCTTCGAAGCGACCTTTCCATACCGCGACACGCCCGACCAGGTCACCATAACCAAAGAGGTCAAGAAGGATATGGAAAAACGCCGGCCGATGGACCGCTTGATTTGCGGCGATGTCGGTTACGGCAAGACCGAAATCGCGCTTCGGGCCGCGTTCAAAGCCGCTTCGCACAACAAGCAGGTGGCATTCCTGGCGCCCACCACCATCCTGGCCCAACAGCATTACCAAAACTTCAAGGCCCGGCTGGCCGATTACCCCGTCACCGTGGACGTGCTCAGCCGGTTCAAGTCCAAGGAACAGCAGCGCCAGGCCGCCCGCCTGCTGGCCGAGGGCAAGATAGACATAATCATAGGCACGCACCGCCTGCTCCAGCCCGACGTCAAGTTCAAGGACCTGGGGCTGGTGGTCATAGACGAAGAACACCGCTTCGGCGTCACCGACAAGGAGCATTTTAAGCGCTTAAGGGCCACGGTGGACGTGCTGACGCTGACGGCCACGCCCATTCCCCGGACGCTCAATATGGCGCTGTCCGGACTGCGCGATATTTCAACGCTGACCACGCCGCCGGCCGGGCGGCACCCCATCGAAACCGTGGTCTGCCGGTTCGAGCCGGGCACGGTCAAAAAGGCCATCACCCGCGAGCTGTCCCGCGACGGCCAGGTATTCTTCGTGCATAACCGGGTGGCTGACATCGAGCGGCTGGCCGACAAAATCCGGGCGATAGTGCCGGAAGTAAAAATAGCCATCGCGCACGGCCAGCTGGCGCCGCACGATCTGGAATCCCGGATGCGCCAGTTCCTGGAAAACCGGGCCAACGTGCTGGTCTGCACCAACATCATCGGCTCCGGGCTGGACATCCAGCGGGCCAACACCATCCTGGTCAATAACGCCCACGACTTCGGGCTGTCCGACCTGCACCAGCTCAGGGGTCGGGTCGGCCGTTACCGCGAACAGGCCTTTGCCTACTTCCTGATACCGGCCGAGCAGGTTATCGCGTCGGACGCGGTCAAGCGGCTTAAGGCCATCGAGGAGTTCAGCGAACTGGGCGCCGGGTTCAAGATTGCCCTGCGCGATATGGAAATCCGCGGCATCGGCAACATCCTGGGCAAAGAACAGCACGGCTATATCTCGGCCATCGGCTACCAGCTCTATATCCAGTTGCTCGAACAGGCCGTGAAGAAATATAACAAGAGAAAATAA
- a CDS encoding cupin domain-containing protein, which yields MKPTPMPYFIDPSTAPKFSQRAGLETVLLTGLSGEKMMMALNTTLPGHTVEIHSHPHEQVGIIYSGKALLRIGGKEQTVKKGDFYCIPANIPHGDTCLGDEPFIMLDVFYPIRQDIIDKYRKESK from the coding sequence ATGAAACCGACCCCAATGCCGTATTTTATCGACCCGTCAACCGCACCTAAGTTTTCCCAGAGGGCCGGATTAGAAACCGTTCTTTTGACCGGATTATCCGGCGAGAAGATGATGATGGCGCTTAATACCACCTTGCCCGGACACACCGTTGAGATTCATTCCCACCCGCACGAACAGGTCGGAATTATTTATTCCGGCAAGGCGCTGTTGCGCATCGGCGGCAAGGAACAAACCGTAAAAAAAGGTGATTTTTATTGCATCCCGGCCAATATCCCGCACGGCGATACGTGCCTTGGTGACGAACCTTTTATAATGCTGGATGTTTTCTATCCAATCCGGCAGGATATTATTGATAAGTATAGAAAAGAAAGTAAATAA